In uncultured Fusobacterium sp., the genomic stretch AACATCTTTATCTGTTTCAAAATTTATTATATATTGTAATGCATTCCTTCCCTCTAAATAAGATACTTTAAAATCATTAATATCATTTTCTACTAATCTCCCTATCCCAAATTTAAAATTAAACTTAAAAATATCTTCTAATCTTACCTGTATTCCCATTATAATATCTCTAATATATTTCTTATGATTTTCATTCATTAAAATAATTATCTCATTAGAAGTGATTGTAAATATATTTTTCTTATTAAATGATAGATGAGCTTCTAAAATCTTATATAAATCTTCATTATTTTCAAATTTATTATCTGTATTTCCAACAATTACAGAATATGGCTGTTGAATTGAACTATAAAAATCTATATTTTTATGCTTACTAAAAAGTAAAGTTTCAATTATATTTCTATTATATTCTCTTTTTTTCATTGACATCTCTTTTAACCAAGCTTCTTTTATTAAAATTTCTGTCATTGATTTAATAATTTTTCCATATTTCTCTACTTCATTTCGATCTCCAGTAATTCCTATAACTCCAACAGTTTCATTGTCTAAATGAACTGGTATATTTATTCCTTTTTTACTTCCTACATATTCATGATCATTATTGATTACTATAACACTATTGGTCGCTATACATTTTAATGCTGCTTCATGTTTACTTCCACATCTTTCAGAATCTGTACTAGCTATTATTATTCCTTTTACATTAATAAAATTCAAATCTTGATTTATTATATCTTTCATATCTTTTACTATTTTTAATGCAATTTCTACAGGAATCTCCATTTTTTCCTCCAAAACTTTTATATTTTTATTGAAAAGTATATCATAATCTTTTTTTTATTTCAAGTTTTCATTTTTATTCCATTTTATATTTTTCTTTTTTTAAAACAATGCCATCGTTTTTACTACATAACATTTGATTAATTTACTTATTTTTTATTTTTTTATTACATATAACAAAAAATAATATTATATAAAAAAAATAATGTTACTCAGAACATTGAAAGAGTTATAATTTTAGACTACAATATTATCAAAATCAAGAAACAAATAAATTTTTAGGAGGTAATAAAATGAAAGTTGGTTTTATTGGACTTGGAATAATGGGAAAACCTATGTGTAAAAATGTTTTAAAAGCTGGATATGAAGTAATAGCATTTGACTTCAATAAAGCAGCGGTAGAAGAAGTTGTTGCTTGTGGTGCAAAAGCTGCTTCATGTGGAAAAGAAGTTGGAGAAAATTGTGAAGTATTAATAACTATGTTGCCTAATTCTCCACATGTAAAAGCTGCTCTTTTTAATGAGGGAGGTGCAGCTGAAGGATTAAAAGCTGGTTGTACAGTTATTGATATGAGTTCTATCAATCCTGTAGAAAGTCAAAATATAGCTAAAAAATTAACTGAATATGGAGTAGAACTTTTAGATGCCCCTGTATCTGGTGGAGAACCTAAAGCAATAGATGGAACTATTTCAGTAATGGTTGGAGGAAAACAAGAAACTTTTGATAAATATTATGATTTAATGATGTCTATGGCTGGTTCTGTTGTTAGAGTTGGAGATGTTGGAGCAGGAAATACTACTAAACTTGCTAATCAAATTATAGTTGCTTTAAATATAGCTGCTTTAAGTGAAGCATTTGTTCTATGTGAAAAAGCAGGAGTTGATCCACAATTAGTATTTGATGCTATAAAAGGAGGACTAGCTGGAAGTACTGTTATGAATGCTAAAGCACCTATGATGATTTCTAGAAATTTTGAACCTGGATTTAGAATTGAATTACATATAAAAGATTTACAAAATGCTTTAGATACATCTCATGCTATTAATGTATCTTTACCTTTAACTTCTCAAGTAATGGAAATTATGCAAGCTTTAAAAGTAGATGGAAGAGAGAAAAAAGACCACTCTGCTATTCTTAACTACTATGAAAAAATTAATAATTTAATAGTTGGAAATAAAGACTAATTAAATTAACTTTTAACCTTTCTCAGTATAAACTAACCTAAATTAACCTAGTAAAACCTTTAATATAAGTTCTAGCCAATAAAGCTAGAACTTATATTCTAAATACTAAAATTTATTATGGATAAAAAATAATTTGGAGGAAAATAATGATACCTAAAATTGTTGAAATGAATGTTATTCCAGTAGCTGGATATGATAGTATGCTTCTTAACCTTAGTGGAGCTCATGGACCTTTCTTTACTAGAAACATTGTTATCTTAAAAGCTGACAATGGAGAAATTGGAGTAGGAGAAGTTCCTGGTGGAGAAAAAATTAGACAAACTCTTGAAGATGCAAAATCTTTAGTAGTTGGAAAAAGTATTGGAGAATATAAAAATATAGTAAAAAGTATATATGATACTTTTAAAGATAGAGATGCTTCTGGAAGAGGAACTCAAACTTTTGACCTCAGAACAACAGTACATGCAATGACTGCAGTAGAAGCTCCTTTATTAGACCTTATGGGGAAATTTTTAGGTGTTCCTGTAGCAGCCTTATTAGGAGAAGGACAACAAAGAGAAAAAGTAAAAGTTTTAGGATACCTTTTCTATATAGCTGATAAAAATAAAACTGACTTACCTTATATAGATAATGATGATAATTCTGATGATTGGGGAAAAATTAGAAGAAAAGAAGCTATGACTCCAGAAGCAGTTGTTGAATTAGCAAAAGCTGCTCACAAAAGATATGGATTTGAAGATTTTAAATTAAAAGGTGGAGTTTTAAAAGGTAAAGAAGAGATAAAAGCTATAAAAGCTTTACATGAAGCTTTTCCTAATGCTAGAATTACTTTAGATCCTAATGGAGCTTGGTCTCTAAAAGAGGCAGTTGAGTTATGTAAAGATATGCATGGTATTTTAGCTTATGCTGAAGATCCTTGTGGAGCTGAAGACGGTTTCTCTGGAAGAGAAATTATGGCTGAATTTAGAAAAGCAACAGGACTTCCTACAGCTACTAATATGATAGCTACTGACTGGAGACAAATGCAACACTCTGTAGCTTTAAATAGCGTATCTATACCACTTGCTGATCCTCATTTTTGGACTATGGAAGGTTCTGTAAGAGTTGGACAAATGTGTAATGAATTTGGATTAACTTGGGGATCACACTCAAATAACCACTTTGATATATCTTTAGCTATGTTCAGTCACGTTGCAGCTGCAGTTCCTGGAAATATAACTGCTATAGATACTCACTGGATTTGGCAAGATGGACAAGACTTAACTAAAAATTCTCATAAAATAGTTAATGGAGAAATTACAGTTCCTAAAGATGTACCAGGTCTTGGAATTGAAATTGATATGGATAAAATTATGGCAGCACATAAATTATATGTAGATAATAACCTAGGGGCTAGAGATGATGCAGCTGCTATGCAATATTTGATCAAAGATTGGAAATTTGATAATAAAAGACCTTGTTTAGATAGAGATTAATTAAAATAAATTTGAGGTGTTTAGAAAAAATGGATTTAAACTTACTTAAAGGAATCTATGTTCCTATTCTTACTCCAATGACAGAAGAGGAAAATGTAGATTACGCTAGATTAAGAAAACATGTTAATTTTCTTATAGATAATGGAATTCATGGGATTTTAGCACATGGAAGTAACAGTGAATTCTATATGTTTGATGATGAAGAATATGAAAAAATTACTAAAACTATTGTTGATGAAGTTGCTGGTAGAATCCCTGTAATTATGGGAATTGGTGCCATCAGAACATCAAAATGTATTAAATTAGCTAAAATGGCCAAAGCTGTTGGTGCTGATGCAGTAGCTTTACTTCAACCTATGTTTTTAAAACCAACAGAAGAGGAATTATTCCTTCACTATAAAACTGTTGCTGAAGCAACTGACCTTCCTCTTTTGATTTATAATAATCCTAGAATTGGTTACACTCTTTCAGGAGATTTAGTTGAAAAATTAGCAAGAGAAGTAAAAAATATTGTTGGTATAAAAGATTCTAGTGGAGATATAAATCAAGTTTTAGAATTTATTAGAAGAACTAGAGATACTGGATTTAAGGTTTTTGGTGGAAAAGATACACTACTTTTCTCTTCTCTATCAATTGGAGCTGTTGGAGGAGTATGTACTACAGGAAATATTTTCCCTCAAATGATAACTTCTATCTACAATAAGTATGTAGAAGGAGATATTCAAGGTTCTCTTGAGCTTCAATTCCAATTCAATCCTGTTAGATTATCTATGGATAAAGCTAGCTTCCCTGTAGCTACTAAAGACATGGCAAATATCAATAAAATGAATGTAGGAAATCCTATAAAACCAAGCCTTCCATCTAAAGAAAATATAGTACAATTTATGGCTAACAAAATGGATAAGGCTGGTTTATTAAAAAGGTAGGTACTTTTATGGAAGATTTAAAAGTAATTATAGCTGTTGACTCTTTTAAAGGAAGTGCTACTTCAAAAGAGGTTGAAGATTATATTGAAAGTGGGATTTTAAAATATAAAAAAGATAATATCTCCATAAAAAAGATTCCTATTGCAGATGGAGGAGAGGGAACTGTTGAAGCAATAGTTGAAGCAACTTCTGGTGAATATAAATATTTAGAAGTTAAAGGTCCTTTAGGAGATACAGTTAAAGCTAAATTTGGTATAATAAAAAATAATATTGCAGTTATGGAGATGGCAGAATCTTCTGGAATAAATCTTGTTCCTCGTGAAAATTTGAATCCTTATAAAGCTACAACTTATGGAGTTGGACAAATTCTTAAACAAATTTTAGATATGGGAATTAAAGAAATATATATAGGTATTGGTGGAAGTGCTACTAATGATGGTGGTGCTGGAATGCTTGCTGCATTAGGTGCTAAATTTTATGATTCTCAAAATAATGAAATTGGATATACTCCTATTGAGTTAAGTAGATTATCAAGAATTGATTTAACAAATTTTGATTCAAGAGTAACAAAAACTAAAATAACTATTTTATCTGATGTTAGAAATATTCTATGTGGTGAAAATGGAGCATCGTATATATATGGACCACAAAAAGGAGCCTCTAAAGAAGACATTGTAAATCTTGACTGCATCTTAAATAATTATGGTAATATTATTGATGAATATCTTGGAGAAAAAAATTCTATTAAACCTGGTAGTGGAGCAGCTGGTGGACTAGGATATGCTCTTCTAAGTGTCTGTAAAGCTGAATTTAATGAAGGAATTATCAAAATTATGGAATTAATTGAATTAGAAGAAAATCTTAAAGATGCTGATTTAGTTATTACTGGAGAAGGAAGAATTGATAATCAATCTGTAAATGGTAAAGCTCCTGTTGGAATAGCACTTACAGCAAAAAAATATAATATTCCTGTTATTGCAATAGTTGGTAGTTCAGATAAAAATTTGACAGATATTTATAAAAATGGTATAGATTTAGTATTAGATATTATAAATGAACCTATGTCCCTAGATAAAGCAATCAAAAATGTAAAAGAATTATTAGAATTTACAGGTGAAAAGGCTATCAGAGCTTTTTATTTAGGAAGATAGAAAAAGAGCTGTTTGATACAGCTCTTTTTTATAAAAAAGGTCACAATTGAAGGAGGCTACAATGGCAAAAATTATTATAACTATACCTATGACAGAAGAAGATAAAAAAATAATAACTGAGATTACTTCACTTCCATCAAGTGATATCTGTTATTTACGTGCTGAAAATGTAACTCAAGAGATTTTAGAAGATTGTGAAATAATCTTAGGAAATATCCCTTCTCAGCTTCTACAAAATAGTAAAAAGCTTAAATGGATTCATCTAAATAGTGCTGGGATCAATTCCTATGTTGATATTCTTTCTAATAAAGATATAACTCTTACTAATTCTACTGGAGCTTATGATTTAGCTCTTGCAGAACATGCTCTAGCTCTAATTTTTGCTTTAAAGAAAAAAATTCCTAATTATATAAAAAATCAACAAGAGTGTATTTGGAAAGATGAAGGAGAGGTACAATCTATTTTTAATTCTAAAACCCTTATTATTGGTCTTGGAAATATTGGTAAAGAATTAGGAAAAAAATTATATTTTCTTGGAAGTAATATTTCTGGTGTTAAAAAAAATCTAAATAATTATCCAGAGTTTATAAAAAATATATATTCTCTTGAAGAACTAGATAATATTTTACCTAATTTTGATATTGTGATCTCTATTTTGCCTGAAACCTCTGAAACTATTAATCTATTTAATATAGAAAAATTTAAAAAAATGAAAAAAAGTTCTATTTTTATCAATATTGGAAGAGGGACTACTGTTTCAAGTAACGATTTATATTTTGCTTTAGAAAATAATATTATAAGTGGTGCTGGAATTGATGTTACTCATATTGAACCTCTTCCTAAAAATCATCAACTTTGGCAGAGTAAAAATTTAATTCTTACTCCCCATATAGCTGGTGGTTATCATCTAAATTATACACTTGATAATGTCAGAAAATTAGCTATTGAAAATTTAAAAGCCTATTTTCTAAATAAACCATTAAAAAATATAGTTACTTCTAAAAAAGGATATTAATATAAATTAGAAAGGTGAAATTTTATGAAAAAAAATATTATCCTACCTGACGGTACCTTTGTTAATAATCTTGGAATAGGTACTTGGTATATGGGAGATAATCCAAATAAAAAAACTGAAGAGATTGAATGTATTCATTATGCTTTAGATAATGGAATTAAAATTATTGATACAGCTGAAATGTATGGCAGTGGAAATAGTGAAAGATTAATCGGAGAAGCTATTAAAAACTATGATAGAAGTTCTATTTTTTTAATCTCAAAAGTTCTTCCTAGTAATGCTGGAAGAAATAGAATTTTCCAAGCTTGTGAAAACTCTTTAAAAAGATTAGGAACAGACTATTTAGATCTCTATCTTCTACATTGGAGAGGAATGTATCCATTTGAAGAAACCTTTGAATGCATGGAGGAACTAAAAAAAGCAGGGAAAATTCGTCGTTGGGGAGTTTCAAATATGGATATTGAAGATATGATAGAAATTCAATCTACTCCTTATGGAAAAGAATGTCAAGTTAATCAAGTCTTATATCATTTAGGTTCTCGTGGAATAGAGTATTCTTTAAAAC encodes the following:
- a CDS encoding sugar diacid recognition domain-containing protein is translated as MEIPVEIALKIVKDMKDIINQDLNFINVKGIIIASTDSERCGSKHEAALKCIATNSVIVINNDHEYVGSKKGINIPVHLDNETVGVIGITGDRNEVEKYGKIIKSMTEILIKEAWLKEMSMKKREYNRNIIETLLFSKHKNIDFYSSIQQPYSVIVGNTDNKFENNEDLYKILEAHLSFNKKNIFTITSNEIIILMNENHKKYIRDIIMGIQVRLEDIFKFNFKFGIGRLVENDINDFKVSYLEGRNALQYIINFETDKDVILYSELDLGILFPSLNPYKISEFVEKIFKNLSDKEIENFYEIFLVYKNNNGSIKEASEELYMHKNTLQYQLNKLEKLTGYNPRKLKDFTILDIAFALKKFDNK
- the garR gene encoding 2-hydroxy-3-oxopropionate reductase; the encoded protein is MKVGFIGLGIMGKPMCKNVLKAGYEVIAFDFNKAAVEEVVACGAKAASCGKEVGENCEVLITMLPNSPHVKAALFNEGGAAEGLKAGCTVIDMSSINPVESQNIAKKLTEYGVELLDAPVSGGEPKAIDGTISVMVGGKQETFDKYYDLMMSMAGSVVRVGDVGAGNTTKLANQIIVALNIAALSEAFVLCEKAGVDPQLVFDAIKGGLAGSTVMNAKAPMMISRNFEPGFRIELHIKDLQNALDTSHAINVSLPLTSQVMEIMQALKVDGREKKDHSAILNYYEKINNLIVGNKD
- a CDS encoding enolase C-terminal domain-like protein, producing the protein MIPKIVEMNVIPVAGYDSMLLNLSGAHGPFFTRNIVILKADNGEIGVGEVPGGEKIRQTLEDAKSLVVGKSIGEYKNIVKSIYDTFKDRDASGRGTQTFDLRTTVHAMTAVEAPLLDLMGKFLGVPVAALLGEGQQREKVKVLGYLFYIADKNKTDLPYIDNDDNSDDWGKIRRKEAMTPEAVVELAKAAHKRYGFEDFKLKGGVLKGKEEIKAIKALHEAFPNARITLDPNGAWSLKEAVELCKDMHGILAYAEDPCGAEDGFSGREIMAEFRKATGLPTATNMIATDWRQMQHSVALNSVSIPLADPHFWTMEGSVRVGQMCNEFGLTWGSHSNNHFDISLAMFSHVAAAVPGNITAIDTHWIWQDGQDLTKNSHKIVNGEITVPKDVPGLGIEIDMDKIMAAHKLYVDNNLGARDDAAAMQYLIKDWKFDNKRPCLDRD
- a CDS encoding dihydrodipicolinate synthase family protein; translated protein: MDLNLLKGIYVPILTPMTEEENVDYARLRKHVNFLIDNGIHGILAHGSNSEFYMFDDEEYEKITKTIVDEVAGRIPVIMGIGAIRTSKCIKLAKMAKAVGADAVALLQPMFLKPTEEELFLHYKTVAEATDLPLLIYNNPRIGYTLSGDLVEKLAREVKNIVGIKDSSGDINQVLEFIRRTRDTGFKVFGGKDTLLFSSLSIGAVGGVCTTGNIFPQMITSIYNKYVEGDIQGSLELQFQFNPVRLSMDKASFPVATKDMANINKMNVGNPIKPSLPSKENIVQFMANKMDKAGLLKR
- a CDS encoding glycerate kinase, with translation MEDLKVIIAVDSFKGSATSKEVEDYIESGILKYKKDNISIKKIPIADGGEGTVEAIVEATSGEYKYLEVKGPLGDTVKAKFGIIKNNIAVMEMAESSGINLVPRENLNPYKATTYGVGQILKQILDMGIKEIYIGIGGSATNDGGAGMLAALGAKFYDSQNNEIGYTPIELSRLSRIDLTNFDSRVTKTKITILSDVRNILCGENGASYIYGPQKGASKEDIVNLDCILNNYGNIIDEYLGEKNSIKPGSGAAGGLGYALLSVCKAEFNEGIIKIMELIELEENLKDADLVITGEGRIDNQSVNGKAPVGIALTAKKYNIPVIAIVGSSDKNLTDIYKNGIDLVLDIINEPMSLDKAIKNVKELLEFTGEKAIRAFYLGR
- a CDS encoding D-2-hydroxyacid dehydrogenase, which encodes MAKIIITIPMTEEDKKIITEITSLPSSDICYLRAENVTQEILEDCEIILGNIPSQLLQNSKKLKWIHLNSAGINSYVDILSNKDITLTNSTGAYDLALAEHALALIFALKKKIPNYIKNQQECIWKDEGEVQSIFNSKTLIIGLGNIGKELGKKLYFLGSNISGVKKNLNNYPEFIKNIYSLEELDNILPNFDIVISILPETSETINLFNIEKFKKMKKSSIFINIGRGTTVSSNDLYFALENNIISGAGIDVTHIEPLPKNHQLWQSKNLILTPHIAGGYHLNYTLDNVRKLAIENLKAYFLNKPLKNIVTSKKGY
- a CDS encoding aldo/keto reductase, coding for MKKNIILPDGTFVNNLGIGTWYMGDNPNKKTEEIECIHYALDNGIKIIDTAEMYGSGNSERLIGEAIKNYDRSSIFLISKVLPSNAGRNRIFQACENSLKRLGTDYLDLYLLHWRGMYPFEETFECMEELKKAGKIRRWGVSNMDIEDMIEIQSTPYGKECQVNQVLYHLGSRGIEYSLKPFMDSKGIPTIAYCPLAQGGRLKDKLLKSMSVKKIAEKYDITPIQVLLSFVLTQDNIIAIPKASKVEHMKENIGCLNIKLDIEDLTLLNREFPKPTRKLPLDIE